Proteins from one Bacteriovorax sp. BAL6_X genomic window:
- a CDS encoding acetyl-CoA C-acetyltransferase, with amino-acid sequence MEQRKVCIITGSRIPFARSGTKYQGVSNKELMTAALKGLVDKMNLKGQEVGEVVLGAVSKHAYDFSLARECTIESGLSFHTPATDIQKACGLSLEASNIIAMKIATGQIECGIAGGVDTNSDIPVEFSKNFSDAMSRANYARTTGDRIKALLSIRPADLKPTFPAVKEPRTGLSMGQSCELMAQRWNIAREDQDQLAWESHQNAERAYNEGFYSDLVVPFKGLERDGILRANTTVEKMGSLRTAFEKSEKATLTAANSTPLTDGASAVFLCSEEYAKEHNLDVSAYFTTCQSAAVDFIDEEGLLMAPVYAVPKLLKRAGLTLQDFDFYEIHEAFAAQVLCTLKAWEDEEFCKTKLGLDSALGSIDRSKLNVKGGSLALGHPFGATGARIVAGLAKMLQEKGGGRGLISICTAGGMGVVAIVER; translated from the coding sequence ATGGAACAAAGAAAAGTTTGTATTATTACGGGATCACGTATTCCATTTGCAAGATCTGGTACAAAGTATCAGGGTGTTTCTAATAAGGAGCTAATGACTGCTGCTTTAAAAGGTTTAGTCGATAAGATGAATCTTAAGGGACAAGAAGTAGGTGAGGTTGTTCTTGGTGCAGTTAGTAAGCACGCCTATGATTTCTCCCTTGCTCGTGAGTGTACTATTGAGTCTGGGCTGTCTTTTCACACTCCTGCTACAGATATTCAAAAAGCTTGTGGGCTCTCTCTTGAGGCCTCAAATATTATTGCTATGAAAATTGCAACAGGTCAGATTGAATGTGGTATCGCTGGTGGTGTTGATACGAATAGTGATATCCCTGTTGAGTTTTCTAAGAATTTCTCAGATGCCATGAGCCGTGCAAATTACGCTCGCACAACAGGTGATCGAATCAAGGCCCTTTTAAGTATCCGTCCGGCCGATCTTAAGCCTACTTTCCCTGCTGTAAAAGAGCCTCGTACAGGGCTATCAATGGGACAAAGTTGTGAGCTTATGGCCCAACGTTGGAATATTGCGCGAGAGGATCAAGACCAACTTGCGTGGGAGTCCCATCAGAATGCAGAGCGCGCATATAATGAAGGATTCTATAGTGATCTTGTTGTGCCATTTAAAGGCCTAGAACGTGATGGAATTCTAAGAGCTAACACAACGGTGGAGAAAATGGGGTCTTTAAGAACTGCTTTCGAAAAATCTGAAAAAGCAACTTTAACAGCGGCCAACTCAACACCACTAACTGATGGTGCTTCAGCAGTTTTCTTATGTAGTGAAGAATATGCAAAAGAACACAATTTAGATGTTTCAGCTTACTTTACAACGTGTCAGTCAGCGGCCGTTGACTTTATCGACGAGGAAGGACTTCTAATGGCCCCTGTTTACGCCGTTCCTAAACTTCTAAAACGTGCAGGTCTTACTCTACAAGACTTTGACTTTTACGAAATTCACGAAGCTTTTGCAGCTCAAGTACTTTGTACTTTAAAAGCATGGGAAGATGAAGAATTCTGCAAAACAAAGCTTGGCCTAGACTCTGCCCTTGGATCTATTGATCGTTCAAAGCTTAATGTTAAAGGAGGCTCTCTTGCTCTTGGGCATCCATTTGGTGCAACTGGTGCAAGAATTGTCGCAGGCCTTGCTAAAATGCTTCAAGAAAAAGGTGGTGGACGCGGACTTATCTCTATTTGTACTGCAGGTGGGATGGGTGTTGTTGCTATCGTTGAAAGATAG
- a CDS encoding ABC transporter permease, translating into MFNFTLIKNTIEKEVRNKSVIFLFALTVVVMYLGSVLSNLLQIEIQESGFSTYLATASMTVVIWIISLSAKFVAALVSANIFRSDLESGVISQILALPINRSSYVINRMLGGALLSFLYLVFILVIGIIILISNDLVPKEVDFSMIKMAASLIPHFLQILIIMFVSCFFSLFFNKIGTLLLTSFYVIASVGVYTYIQAGNPALSGLNLSSIFGLIFYWLLPRIGEISGLADMLSLGAELNIDIVKSFVFGLIHLVTSLAIWGFVFNSIFKRRSF; encoded by the coding sequence ATGTTTAATTTTACGTTAATTAAAAATACAATAGAAAAAGAAGTTAGAAATAAGTCTGTCATCTTCTTATTTGCTTTGACTGTTGTCGTTATGTATCTAGGTAGTGTTTTAAGTAATTTATTACAAATCGAAATTCAAGAGTCGGGTTTTAGCACTTATCTAGCAACAGCTAGCATGACAGTCGTAATTTGGATTATTAGCTTAAGTGCAAAATTTGTTGCAGCTCTTGTTTCAGCTAATATTTTTCGTAGTGATTTAGAAAGTGGTGTCATTTCCCAAATCTTAGCACTGCCGATTAATCGCTCTTCTTACGTTATCAATCGAATGCTAGGAGGTGCTCTTTTAAGTTTTCTTTACTTAGTATTCATTCTGGTTATCGGAATCATTATCTTAATATCTAATGATCTTGTTCCTAAGGAAGTGGATTTCTCTATGATAAAGATGGCCGCTTCACTAATTCCACACTTCTTACAAATATTAATTATTATGTTTGTTAGTTGCTTCTTTAGTTTATTCTTTAATAAGATCGGAACATTACTTTTGACATCTTTTTATGTTATTGCCTCAGTCGGTGTTTACACTTATATTCAAGCGGGAAATCCAGCTCTTTCGGGACTTAATCTTTCATCTATCTTTGGGCTTATCTTTTATTGGCTTCTGCCAAGAATTGGAGAAATTTCAGGACTTGCAGATATGTTATCTTTAGGTGCGGAATTAAATATAGATATCGTTAAGAGTTTTGTCTTTGGCCTAATCCACTTAGTGACAAGTTTAGCGATATGGGGATTTGTTTTTAACTCTATCTTTAAAAGAAGATCGTTTTAA
- a CDS encoding cation:proton antiporter, whose product MFDFIDLTDTQAVIPILGLCLLLCLVVARLTKFIGIPKVSGFIMLGIILGPYVTGIITHEFLEKTNYLSDLAMGLILFNIGGEFNKYLLRRLSNELIKETHIKVFLMFLISSTLFAACLFIFSGLSAANILIISIMLGIISIEAAPPTTVLVMKEYNTHGPITDAIMIHLAVVTGLTIVGSLFFTSIFQATGLWPSSVSSYQAILAMAKEVFGSIAIGVALGLLLTWLENFENKIGNFLFSILTMILFSQTLAYFLKLNVLLISLVLGFTVTQASSKGRLIHTTVRDIGSSLYAIFFVYAGTHINIAGLISENALFVIMYIVVRTLSIFVAHRYFAKRVTSNNYNTLGHCLYSHAGTAIAVAMTIQKIPHVTSAIIFQTIISSIFIFEIAGPLILKEALKRSGEVSQESLNDVQFNYGQDRRSIFKITKDFISNSLSGLRK is encoded by the coding sequence GTGTTCGACTTCATCGATTTAACAGATACTCAGGCCGTTATTCCAATCCTAGGCCTATGCCTACTGTTATGCCTGGTGGTAGCTCGACTTACTAAATTCATTGGAATCCCTAAGGTAAGTGGCTTTATTATGCTTGGAATTATTTTAGGGCCATATGTGACTGGCATTATCACTCATGAATTTCTAGAGAAAACTAATTACCTCTCTGATCTTGCCATGGGGCTTATCCTCTTCAATATTGGTGGTGAGTTTAATAAGTACCTTTTGCGTCGTCTAAGTAACGAGCTCATTAAAGAGACCCACATTAAAGTTTTTCTCATGTTTCTTATCAGCAGCACCCTCTTTGCGGCCTGTTTATTTATATTTAGTGGGCTCTCTGCCGCCAATATACTAATTATATCCATCATGCTTGGAATAATAAGTATCGAAGCAGCGCCACCTACAACAGTCCTTGTTATGAAAGAATATAATACACATGGACCAATAACTGACGCCATAATGATCCACCTTGCAGTAGTTACAGGGCTAACTATTGTTGGTAGCTTATTCTTTACTTCAATCTTTCAAGCGACGGGACTTTGGCCCTCCTCAGTTTCTTCTTATCAAGCGATCCTTGCCATGGCCAAGGAAGTATTTGGCTCTATTGCAATTGGAGTTGCTCTTGGGCTTCTTTTGACATGGCTTGAAAATTTTGAAAATAAGATTGGTAACTTCCTCTTTTCAATTCTTACTATGATTCTCTTTTCCCAAACCCTTGCCTATTTTTTAAAATTGAATGTTCTACTAATTTCACTAGTTCTTGGGTTTACAGTGACTCAGGCATCTTCGAAAGGAAGACTCATTCACACAACAGTAAGAGATATTGGAAGTTCACTTTATGCAATCTTCTTCGTGTATGCTGGTACACATATAAATATTGCAGGACTAATTTCTGAAAATGCGCTCTTTGTAATAATGTATATTGTTGTTCGAACACTATCTATCTTTGTGGCCCATCGATACTTTGCCAAAAGAGTAACAAGCAATAATTACAACACCTTAGGTCATTGCCTCTACTCACACGCTGGGACGGCCATTGCTGTTGCCATGACTATCCAAAAGATCCCCCACGTCACAAGTGCAATTATTTTTCAAACCATAATTTCCAGTATATTTATCTTTGAAATAGCAGGTCCTCTTATCCTTAAGGAAGCACTAAAACGCAGTGGCGAGGTATCTCAAGAGTCTTTAAACGATGTTCAATTTAATTATGGACAAGATCGCCGTTCAATTTTCAAAATAACTAAAGACTTTATCTCGAACAGCCTTTCAGGACTAAGAAAATAA
- a CDS encoding vWA domain-containing protein, whose protein sequence is MRQRKSIDVFNISFLDLLSGALGAVIILFIVVPKNETPVAEKPKEVCVDNSQALSQCEKLVKDQKKVIQELTAQITPPKAKPEPKPEPKPTTAPVSKSADVGFNFKGKRVAFLIDVSGSMGTDDRIGQVKAGLKMLIASMGKDYYVDIIYFPGKNRSSQYALWGVLQDLRDLKIKEEVYEFLASLKPYGATPTRAALKYVIDQYPQLTDIVLLSDGSPTKSGRTTSPDNIDDIVRDITTKNNLRKVQINAIGVGAKNFSKSSDLYQFLKNLTDANNGFFYGF, encoded by the coding sequence ATGCGCCAAAGAAAGTCTATAGACGTTTTTAATATTTCATTTCTCGATCTACTTTCAGGAGCACTAGGAGCGGTCATCATCCTCTTTATTGTTGTTCCAAAGAATGAAACTCCTGTTGCTGAAAAGCCAAAAGAAGTATGTGTTGATAATTCTCAGGCACTCTCTCAATGTGAGAAGCTTGTCAAAGATCAAAAGAAAGTCATCCAAGAACTAACGGCCCAAATTACTCCACCTAAGGCGAAACCAGAACCAAAGCCTGAGCCAAAACCGACAACTGCTCCTGTTTCTAAAAGCGCTGATGTAGGATTTAACTTTAAAGGCAAACGCGTGGCCTTCCTCATTGATGTTTCGGGCTCAATGGGGACAGATGATCGCATTGGCCAAGTAAAGGCAGGGCTTAAGATGCTTATTGCCTCAATGGGTAAGGATTACTATGTCGACATTATCTATTTTCCAGGAAAGAATCGCAGTTCACAATATGCGCTGTGGGGTGTTTTACAAGACCTTAGGGACCTAAAGATAAAAGAAGAGGTTTACGAATTTCTAGCAAGTCTAAAACCCTATGGTGCGACTCCAACGAGGGCGGCGCTTAAGTATGTCATTGACCAATATCCACAACTTACTGATATAGTTCTCCTTAGTGATGGTTCCCCGACAAAGTCTGGGCGAACGACCTCACCGGATAATATCGACGATATTGTTAGGGATATCACTACAAAGAACAATCTTAGAAAAGTACAAATTAATGCCATTGGAGTTGGGGCAAAGAACTTCAGTAAGTCTTCGGATTTATATCAATTTTTGAAGAATTTAACAGATGCCAATAACGGTTTTTTCTATGGCTTCTAA
- a CDS encoding metal-dependent hydrolase: protein MDPLSQAVLGSMAALGATKVKSKIQRKKHEPKEAKGVKEAPSLKVIALWGALAGMAADLDILIRSSTDPLFHVQFHRHFTHSLFFIPIGALIVSLFLKLFRVPVKRSYLYTLCAYATHGALDSFTNYGTQLFWPLSSTRVALNTVAVVDPLCTIPLVILVLLCLRTKNLKFNTAAIIYVVAFMSLGFYQRERVTNFLTTKGLINEHTQRKMIKPTIFNNVVWRGIIVDQDQARFYAVKSIPFGKIKLYPKSESASIVKNNEIENLLKHYKSEKFSYDYERFRSFTSGYLHWGKGNTIVDSRYSILPYSSESMWDIEFHKGEGHVTFNTSRAVDINSRKEFLKLLFDF from the coding sequence GTGGACCCATTATCACAGGCAGTACTTGGTTCAATGGCAGCTCTAGGAGCGACCAAGGTTAAGTCAAAGATACAAAGAAAGAAGCATGAACCAAAAGAGGCTAAAGGGGTTAAAGAAGCGCCTAGTTTAAAGGTGATAGCTCTTTGGGGTGCTCTTGCTGGAATGGCCGCTGACCTGGATATTCTCATTCGTTCATCAACGGATCCACTATTCCATGTTCAATTTCATCGACACTTTACTCACTCGCTCTTTTTTATTCCTATCGGAGCTTTAATTGTTAGTTTATTTCTTAAACTATTTAGGGTTCCCGTTAAAAGGAGTTATCTCTATACTCTTTGCGCCTATGCTACCCATGGGGCATTGGATTCATTTACAAATTATGGGACTCAGCTTTTTTGGCCTCTTTCCTCAACAAGAGTTGCTCTTAATACTGTTGCTGTTGTAGATCCTCTTTGTACCATTCCACTTGTTATTCTAGTTCTACTTTGCCTACGTACGAAAAATTTAAAATTTAATACTGCTGCAATCATCTATGTCGTTGCTTTCATGTCTCTTGGTTTCTATCAAAGAGAACGTGTGACAAACTTTCTTACAACGAAGGGACTTATTAATGAGCATACTCAACGCAAGATGATTAAGCCTACGATTTTTAATAATGTGGTTTGGCGTGGGATTATTGTTGACCAAGATCAGGCAAGATTCTATGCCGTTAAAAGTATTCCTTTTGGTAAGATTAAGCTCTACCCAAAAAGTGAGAGCGCATCTATTGTTAAAAATAATGAAATTGAGAATCTTTTAAAACATTATAAGTCAGAAAAGTTTTCTTATGACTATGAGAGATTTAGAAGTTTTACAAGTGGCTATCTTCACTGGGGAAAAGGCAATACTATTGTTGACTCTCGTTATAGTATTCTTCCTTATTCGTCAGAGTCCATGTGGGATATTGAATTTCATAAAGGGGAAGGGCACGTAACCTTTAATACATCTCGTGCTGTGGATATTAATTCAAGAAAAGAATTTTTAAAGCTTTTATTTGATTTCTAG
- a CDS encoding acyl-CoA thioester hydrolase/BAAT C-terminal domain-containing protein, which yields MENNTSRTNVGTNLPIDSIEMGNPKAQRTLLVLHGFAQNNEQIKENIIDKLSSKIVENFRILIPNGIFPIPKIRPNQITYRYSWYFYDHTRQSYYIDMNTPIEALGNLLKAKAIEFKNVTIIGYSQGGYLAPIMASYLPGIHTSIAINANTRVDKLGENLNFKHLSIHNEGDPVVEFKNSHNSFLELRKKIADARFESFEINSHEITPENIKVLESYLLEIK from the coding sequence ATGGAAAATAATACTAGTCGCACAAATGTTGGTACAAATCTCCCGATTGATTCTATTGAAATGGGTAACCCTAAAGCACAAAGGACACTTTTAGTCCTCCATGGCTTTGCTCAAAATAACGAACAAATCAAAGAGAATATTATTGATAAATTATCATCAAAAATTGTCGAAAATTTTCGTATACTCATCCCAAATGGGATATTTCCAATTCCTAAAATAAGGCCGAATCAAATTACATATCGCTATAGTTGGTACTTCTATGATCACACAAGACAGAGTTATTATATCGACATGAATACACCTATTGAGGCCCTTGGGAATTTATTAAAAGCAAAAGCTATTGAATTTAAAAATGTAACTATCATTGGCTATTCGCAAGGAGGCTACCTTGCACCGATTATGGCCAGCTACTTGCCAGGAATCCATACTTCTATTGCAATAAATGCAAATACACGTGTCGATAAGCTTGGCGAGAACTTAAACTTTAAGCACCTTTCAATTCATAACGAAGGTGACCCTGTTGTCGAATTTAAAAACTCTCACAATAGCTTTTTAGAACTAAGAAAGAAAATAGCTGATGCTCGATTCGAAAGCTTTGAAATTAACTCTCATGAGATTACACCAGAAAATATAAAAGTCTTGGAATCCTATCTACTAGAAATCAAATAA
- a CDS encoding ABC transporter ATP-binding protein, with protein sequence MSVINVENVSKSYRDQKALSDFSLTVEHGDVVALLGPNGAGKTTFVKCMLNLISADSGKISIYDIDSNDPMSRTRLVYLPEKFTFYNYFTVEETLKFFAEFHQVEKSQVKDRIKEALAKLSIGELGKKKLSELSKGQMQRVGLCIAIVADKDLIILDEPFSGLDPIGIKDVKDICLELSSKGKTILINSHILSEVEKFAKKVIILNHGKVQAQGLIDDVRDGMSLEDRFYTLVKGTKEESGEAHV encoded by the coding sequence ATGAGCGTAATTAACGTTGAAAATGTCTCTAAAAGTTATAGAGACCAAAAGGCATTATCTGACTTTTCATTGACTGTAGAGCATGGTGATGTTGTTGCTCTTTTAGGACCAAATGGTGCGGGGAAGACAACTTTTGTAAAGTGTATGTTAAATCTGATTAGTGCAGATAGTGGAAAAATTTCAATTTATGATATCGATTCTAATGATCCCATGTCACGCACTCGACTTGTATACTTACCGGAAAAGTTCACTTTTTATAATTACTTTACTGTTGAGGAAACACTAAAGTTCTTTGCTGAATTTCATCAGGTTGAAAAGTCTCAAGTCAAAGATAGAATTAAGGAGGCCTTGGCTAAGCTATCAATCGGAGAGTTAGGTAAGAAAAAACTTAGTGAGCTGTCCAAAGGACAAATGCAACGAGTTGGGCTATGTATCGCAATTGTCGCAGATAAAGATCTAATTATTTTAGATGAGCCTTTCTCTGGCCTCGATCCAATTGGGATTAAAGATGTGAAAGATATTTGTCTTGAACTTTCAAGCAAAGGGAAAACTATCTTAATCAATTCTCACATTCTTTCTGAAGTGGAGAAATTTGCTAAGAAGGTTATTATTTTAAATCATGGAAAAGTCCAGGCCCAAGGCCTAATTGATGATGTTCGTGATGGTATGTCTTTAGAGGATCGTTTCTACACACTTGTGAAAGGAACAAAAGAAGAAAGTGGTGAAGCTCATGTTTAA
- a CDS encoding MotA/TolQ/ExbB proton channel family protein, with translation MLEKKELQLIGQAVVVSSVTVAVLNGVYLSGIFPQDGIVSRLLILLGGNFIKGGYIQWLTYMAFFWSISEIKALKAQIKAEKSYFKANLLPTDEKHLLMSDDVVQIGQKVKDFEKKYSKTLLTQLIKNSCAKFRSTKNVSEVLEVINIITDLHRDNSETEQSNIRYLLWAIPSLGFIGTVLGISSALMLANSKDMQLITSTLGVAFDTTLVALILSIVLMWLFHDLQKATDQFHMKTKEYVIENLVNKIEM, from the coding sequence ATGCTAGAAAAGAAAGAATTGCAACTCATTGGACAAGCTGTAGTAGTCAGCAGTGTTACTGTTGCAGTATTAAATGGAGTGTATCTATCTGGTATTTTCCCACAGGATGGAATAGTTTCAAGATTGCTAATTCTCCTAGGTGGAAATTTCATCAAAGGCGGCTACATTCAATGGCTAACATATATGGCCTTCTTCTGGTCAATCTCAGAAATTAAAGCATTAAAGGCCCAAATAAAAGCAGAAAAGTCCTACTTTAAGGCAAACCTGCTGCCTACGGATGAAAAGCACCTACTAATGTCTGACGATGTTGTTCAAATTGGTCAGAAAGTGAAAGACTTCGAGAAGAAGTACTCAAAGACTCTTTTAACTCAACTCATTAAAAACTCTTGTGCAAAATTTCGTTCAACGAAAAATGTTTCTGAAGTTCTTGAGGTTATTAATATCATCACTGACCTACATCGTGACAACTCGGAAACTGAACAGTCCAATATACGCTATCTCCTATGGGCGATACCGTCTCTAGGTTTTATTGGTACTGTACTTGGTATATCGAGCGCCTTGATGCTTGCAAACTCTAAAGACATGCAGCTAATTACATCAACTCTTGGTGTTGCCTTTGATACAACACTTGTTGCACTTATTTTAAGCATCGTTCTGATGTGGCTTTTTCACGACTTACAAAAAGCAACTGATCAATTTCATATGAAAACAAAAGAATATGTTATTGAAAACCTTGTTAATAAGATTGAGATGTAG
- a CDS encoding NAD-dependent deacylase, translated as MKFLKDQALLAGIKNICLLTGAGISKESGLKTFRDQNGLWENHDIYEVASPLAFNNNPNLVHEFYNQRRRQLLSSEVHPNDAHLALAELEKSGKFETTIITQNVDNLHERSGSKSIFHMHGQLLKIRCKNTKKIYECNDDLTVEDRCQCCHTKGNLRPHIVWFGEVPLYLDEIQETLQKCDLFISIGTSGLVYPAANFVAIAKSAGAHCIEINPHPTNNAELFDETITEVATQGVRHFVESMLQT; from the coding sequence ATGAAGTTTTTAAAAGACCAAGCACTCCTTGCTGGCATAAAAAATATTTGTCTATTGACTGGTGCCGGCATCTCTAAAGAGTCGGGGTTAAAGACTTTTCGAGACCAAAATGGACTATGGGAGAATCACGATATCTATGAAGTCGCATCCCCCTTGGCCTTTAACAATAATCCCAATTTAGTTCATGAATTCTATAATCAAAGAAGAAGGCAACTACTATCAAGTGAGGTTCACCCTAACGATGCTCACCTCGCTCTGGCCGAACTTGAAAAGTCAGGAAAATTTGAAACAACAATAATCACTCAAAATGTCGATAACCTCCATGAGAGGTCTGGTTCAAAAAGCATCTTTCACATGCATGGTCAGCTTTTAAAAATTCGCTGTAAAAATACTAAGAAAATCTATGAATGCAACGATGATCTTACAGTTGAAGACCGCTGTCAGTGTTGTCATACAAAGGGGAATTTAAGGCCCCATATTGTTTGGTTTGGTGAAGTTCCACTTTATCTTGACGAAATACAAGAGACTCTTCAAAAGTGTGACCTCTTCATTTCCATTGGAACATCAGGTCTTGTCTACCCTGCTGCCAACTTTGTGGCCATCGCTAAGAGCGCTGGTGCCCACTGCATAGAGATTAATCCTCATCCAACAAATAACGCTGAACTCTTTGATGAGACCATCACAGAGGTTGCAACGCAAGGCGTACGTCACTTTGTGGAATCCATGCTTCAAACCTAG
- a CDS encoding diacylglycerol/polyprenol kinase family protein, with protein MDTIISKNEDSDVQASTKDINEQVSQEENETKEEITKTRKDLHMPRRIFHFSMGLIAGMIYKHFLTHAQAVHILGVATCVFYILEQIRINYPENRLMKLGSRYLLRAEEQLKESASMPYLMGLLLTILTFPKTITLVAVFTLAVCDPLSAIIGIRFGKTKLKDNRSLEGTLAFLIATVVIHLMVLLSVYEFNIRIALVTICSSLVVTAVDFMDFKIDDNLTIPLSTAGALWLFMAIFL; from the coding sequence ATGGATACAATAATTTCAAAGAATGAAGATAGCGATGTGCAAGCATCGACTAAAGATATAAATGAGCAAGTTTCACAAGAAGAAAATGAAACAAAAGAAGAAATTACAAAGACAAGAAAAGACCTACATATGCCACGTAGGATCTTCCATTTTTCGATGGGTCTCATTGCAGGGATGATTTATAAGCATTTTCTGACTCACGCCCAGGCCGTACACATCCTTGGTGTTGCAACATGCGTTTTCTATATTCTTGAACAAATTAGAATCAACTACCCAGAAAATCGCTTAATGAAATTAGGAAGCCGCTACCTTTTACGTGCTGAAGAGCAACTGAAGGAATCGGCTTCAATGCCCTATCTAATGGGACTGCTTCTAACGATCTTAACATTTCCAAAAACCATTACACTTGTTGCTGTTTTCACACTTGCAGTTTGTGATCCTTTAAGTGCCATTATTGGTATTCGCTTTGGAAAGACAAAGTTAAAAGATAACCGCTCTCTTGAGGGAACACTAGCTTTTTTAATTGCAACAGTTGTCATACACCTAATGGTTCTTCTAAGTGTCTATGAATTTAATATAAGAATTGCACTTGTAACAATATGTAGCTCACTTGTAGTGACGGCCGTCGACTTCATGGACTTTAAAATCGATGACAATCTTACGATTCCTCTATCGACAGCAGGGGCCCTTTGGTTATTTATGGCAATCTTTCTATAA
- a CDS encoding transglycosylase SLT domain-containing protein, which produces MNMALKPTFRQHIVRVLLRASFSLLFFAATLLFTSCAGPMNPFGSETLSIINDGDSFENLEAFTNILDTHLNFDNVGTSTIGIEFFPKKQNRHTIYDLYIKINSTRGKLNSENIVIFWNGKNITSSFKNNNKVIYEDDQNIIYKINRLSLPARLETDIKIGYQYRGEIRSLYRYEEPSCKQFTAANNKTTITTTDPFNVKSSFIDLVKKEASKVHTNPSMLLGIIAQESGFNYRSVSSAKAIGLTQVTDAASQHVIKKYDTWKVDKRIEKLPYGLVKFMVRSGKINHQNDWRLNRKKSVIGGLEYIEYLKKYWRGNIDLVQKSYPKIKNLKTFEKSQLFTDLILASYNSGPFRVKSQLIKLETDWRNSDRLQEAKNYINRVNSYCYHFTQNDTQGVINEDQAINL; this is translated from the coding sequence ATGAACATGGCACTTAAACCAACATTTCGTCAGCACATTGTAAGAGTTTTGTTAAGAGCAAGCTTTTCGCTACTCTTTTTTGCAGCAACTCTCCTATTTACTTCATGTGCTGGGCCAATGAATCCATTCGGAAGTGAAACTCTTTCAATTATTAATGATGGAGATAGTTTCGAAAATCTAGAGGCGTTTACTAATATCTTAGATACTCATCTAAACTTCGATAACGTTGGAACGAGTACAATAGGTATCGAATTTTTTCCAAAGAAACAAAATCGTCACACTATTTATGATCTTTATATTAAGATCAATTCAACTCGTGGAAAACTTAATTCTGAAAATATCGTAATATTTTGGAATGGTAAAAATATTACTTCTAGTTTTAAAAATAATAATAAAGTCATTTATGAAGACGACCAAAATATTATCTACAAGATTAACCGCCTAAGTCTTCCAGCAAGGCTTGAGACTGATATAAAAATTGGCTATCAATACCGTGGAGAGATTCGCTCGCTCTATCGTTATGAAGAGCCTTCATGTAAACAATTTACGGCGGCCAATAACAAAACAACAATCACAACAACTGATCCATTCAATGTAAAATCGAGCTTTATTGATCTAGTAAAAAAAGAAGCATCTAAAGTCCATACTAATCCCTCAATGCTACTTGGTATTATTGCCCAGGAGTCTGGTTTTAACTATCGTTCTGTAAGTTCAGCAAAAGCAATTGGCCTTACACAAGTTACCGATGCAGCTAGCCAGCACGTAATAAAGAAATATGACACATGGAAAGTTGATAAGAGAATTGAAAAACTTCCATATGGACTAGTAAAGTTTATGGTTAGATCGGGGAAGATTAATCATCAAAATGACTGGCGACTTAATCGAAAAAAATCTGTGATAGGTGGACTCGAGTATATTGAATACCTAAAGAAGTATTGGCGTGGCAATATTGACCTTGTTCAAAAGTCATATCCAAAAATCAAAAACCTTAAGACATTTGAGAAAAGCCAACTCTTTACAGACCTGATCCTTGCTAGCTACAACTCTGGTCCATTTAGAGTAAAGTCTCAATTAATAAAACTAGAGACTGACTGGCGTAACTCTGATCGCCTTCAAGAAGCAAAGAATTATATTAATCGCGTAAATAGTTATTGTTATCACTTTACACAAAATGACACTCAAGGAGTCATCAATGAAGATCAAGCCATTAATCTTTAA
- a CDS encoding acyl-CoA thioesterase — protein MVGKNSENEPVGELCVRTLTMPCDTNHNGDIFGGWVLSQMDIAGAIYSGKRCRGRTATIAIEAMKFIQPVGVGDILCCYCSTVREGNTSLAVKVEAWVIRKFDTERVRVTDGIFTYVAIDEQKRPRSINSKTILEE, from the coding sequence ATGGTGGGAAAAAATAGTGAAAATGAACCAGTAGGAGAACTATGTGTTCGTACACTAACAATGCCTTGTGATACAAATCATAATGGTGATATCTTTGGAGGTTGGGTTCTTTCGCAAATGGATATCGCCGGCGCAATCTATTCTGGAAAACGCTGTCGTGGCCGTACCGCAACTATCGCAATTGAAGCGATGAAATTCATCCAACCTGTTGGGGTTGGGGATATTCTATGTTGTTACTGCTCAACTGTAAGAGAGGGAAATACATCTCTTGCTGTAAAGGTTGAGGCTTGGGTTATTCGTAAGTTCGATACTGAGCGTGTCAGAGTAACTGATGGTATCTTTACTTATGTGGCCATTGATGAACAGAAGCGTCCACGTAGTATTAATTCTAAAACAATTCTCGAAGAATAA